One Candidatus Methanoperedens sp. genomic window, TTCATTCAATTTTTTTGAAATTCGTGAATTCATTACTTCTACCATGTCAACATCCGTGACCAGGTCCTCTGGATTTGCGAATTTATTTTTATACGGATGCGGTAAAATTGATATCCCTCCCTGATCTTTTATAATATCAATTACATCTATAAATCTTCTTGAAGTTATGTTTTCATTTAAAAACAATCCGATCACATCCCCCTTATCAGTCGATATTTCCGACCCCGGGATGACCATGAAATCATCGCCTGCAAGAGATCTCATCTTTTCTGCACCAGCCATTGTATTATGATCGGTTATCGCTATCCCTGAAAGACCCCTTTTCCTGGATATTTTGATAATTGTTTCCGGCTGCAAAGTTGAATCATGTGAGTATTTGGAATGCACATGTAAATCAAGATTATATATCGTTGGTACCCTTTTCATAGCATTTTGTCATACTAATGTTTATTTTTCCTGTACCGGATAATTCCTGCTTTCCCGATATTTTTCAGGTTTTGTAATACCAATTCCCCAATCCAGTCAATAATTCGGCCATGCCATCTGTCCGGGTGCGCCAGAAGACATATCCGGGGATATCGTTCTTCTTTTATCAAATTAATGATATCATCTGTTGTTGATATATTTCCAACCAATAAATTATTTTTTTGATGATCCTTGATAACATCTTTTACCCTGATATTCTTATCCGCCCAGGTACGACCAGTATCTGTAAGGTAAATAACATCTTTATAATCAAGGGATAGATATGGTTCACCAATGATTCCAAAATCCCTGAAATCATATTTATTCCAGATATTCGAATTCAACCATGGAGAAAACGGATTCCCATGCATACATACGGTCCTTATATCGGTAAATTCCCGGAATGTGTTCAGTTCCTGACCAAATATCTTAATTGCCTCCCCCATATCGCCTTTTGCTTTATCAAGTGTTTCATAGTGATATCCGATCTCATGCCCCATAGCGGCTATTTCCCGGAAATATTCCGGTTTAAATACTTTTTCTGTCGTTCTGCAATAATAAGTAGAAACCAGATTTAATTCATGTTCAATCCTGGCCATTTTATGTGCATTAGAAATATTTCTGTCTACATCATGCCTCAGGAGGATGCAATTATTTGGTGATTTTTCCTGATTAAAATATTGCTCAAAAGTAAATGTGGTGTATGAAGAATTTGAAATTGTTTCACACAATGTCTTGTATTTTTCCAATGTAAAATCTATATTCAATTTTCTCATCTCTTATTTCATATGTTTAACCAGTATTTTAGAAATGCAATTGCGCCTCAAACAAGAAGAAAAATATATGGTGACAACTGTTGGCTACTCTACAGTTCTTTAAATATTTTGTCTTAATAGTTTCTAATTATTTCCTTTTCTTCATTATGAAAAGCAATGCCATTATGGCTATAACCGGCAGCATTATTGATGGAAATTCCGGAATTTCATCAACTTTTTTAGTTGTTGTTTGTGTGTTAAAACCTGTGTTACTGCCACTACCTTCATATCCATTAACACAGGGGGGAGACTGTATTTCGAGTTCTCCCCCGTTACCGGATACTAATTTAAAAGTAGAAATCCCATAAGGAATATGGAGATCTATCCTTTTTATTTGTTTAGGCAACAAATTGATTGTAAAATTCAAAGGATAAATAGTAATGGATTCATTATCAGAAATGAAATTACTTAGCCTTACGTCAATAACACGTTCAATATCGCTTTTATTAGTACAGGTTAGTATCTCTCCGGAAAAATTTGATTTTATGGATTCCGGCTGTGGATTTTCCTGGAATACTGCAGAGCTCAAGTTAGATAATTGGAGGTTTTCTGTATTTGATTTTTCAAGAACATTGTTATCCAGAATTGTATTAGCTCCATTTTTTTCAGTTCCGTATCTTTCATTTATAACTAATATGCCGATTAAGATAAACAATGATATTAACAATATTATTCCTTTTTTAATAACGGTCATAATTTGGTCATTACTCCCTTATTAACTACCATGATTAATTCTTTATGTTATTTTAACATTAAAATAACCTCATCATTTCACCACGTTGTGGATTAAAAAGCTTTCGCTATACCAGCCGATCCTCTTATCATTTGTTCAATTCAGATGAGCCTAAAGAAATTTCCGGATAATACCGTCCGGCAGTTTATAATATTTTTTAATTATATTGATAAATATTTTTTCCTGGGCG contains:
- a CDS encoding PEF-CTERM sorting domain-containing protein, whose protein sequence is MTVIKKGIILLISLFILIGILVINERYGTEKNGANTILDNNVLEKSNTENLQLSNLSSAVFQENPQPESIKSNFSGEILTCTNKSDIERVIDVRLSNFISDNESITIYPLNFTINLLPKQIKRIDLHIPYGISTFKLVSGNGGELEIQSPPCVNGYEGSGSNTGFNTQTTTKKVDEIPEFPSIMLPVIAIMALLFIMKKRK
- a CDS encoding PHP domain-containing protein, whose protein sequence is MKRVPTIYNLDLHVHSKYSHDSTLQPETIIKISRKRGLSGIAITDHNTMAGAEKMRSLAGDDFMVIPGSEISTDKGDVIGLFLNENITSRRFIDVIDIIKDQGGISILPHPYKNKFANPEDLVTDVDMVEVMNSRISKKLNEKASILSKKFGKKIAAGSDAHTSFEIGRVRLVLTGERISNNSEDIRKYLLDGKVNTWGNTSPFHIRMLSAGIGKYNKAGITGLFNAGLRKILLR